From the genome of Chelonia mydas isolate rCheMyd1 chromosome 2, rCheMyd1.pri.v2, whole genome shotgun sequence, one region includes:
- the TMEM106B gene encoding transmembrane protein 106B isoform X1 codes for MLLGPSVRYQYMGKSFSHLPLHTCKEDGYDGGTASENMRNGLVHSESHSEDGRNGDVSQFPYVEFTGRDSVTCPTCQGTGRIPRGQENQLVALIPYSDQRLRPRRTKLYVTASVIVCLLLSGLAVFFLFPRSIDVEYIGVKSVYVSYETSRRIIYLNITNTLNITNNNYYSVEVANVTAQVQFSKTVIGKARLNNITNIGPLDMKQIDYMVPTVIQDEMSYMFDYCTLSSIKVHNIVVMMQVTVTTSYFGHSEQISQERYQYVDCGGNTTYQMGQSEYLNVLRPPQ; via the exons ATGCTGCTGGGACCATCAGTAAGATATCAGT ACATGGGGAAATCCTTTTCTCACCTGCCTTTACATACGTGTAAGGAAGATGGCTATGATGGAGGTACAGCATCTGAAAACATGAGGAATGGATTAGTTCATTCTGAATCCCATAGTGAAGATGGAAGAAATGGGGATGTGTCACAGTTCCCATATGTGGAATTTACAGGAAGAGACAGTGTCACTTGTCCCACTTGCCAGGGAACAGGGAGAATTCCACGTG GGCAGGAAAACCAGCTTGTGGCTCTGATTCCATACAGTGATCAGAGGCTGAGGCCAAGAAGAAC aaaACTTTATGTGACTGCTTCTGTAATTGTATGCTTACTCCTTTCTGGGCTGGCTGTATTCTTCTTATTTCCTCGTTCCATCGATGTCGAATACATTGGAGTGAAGTCCGTATATGTCAGTTATGAAACAAGTAGGCGCATAATATATCTAAATATTACG aacaCCCTAAATATAACAAACAACAATTATTATTCTGTTGAAGTGGCAAACGTTACAGCCCAAGTTCAATTTTCAAAAACGGTTATTGGGAAGGCCCGGCTAAACAATATCACCAACATTGGTCCACTGGATATGAAGCAG aTTGATTATATGGTGCCCACAGTCATACAGGATGAAATGAGCTACATGTT TGATTACTGTACCTTGTCATCTATTAAAGTGCATAACATAGTAGTCATGATGCA AGTGACAGTAACGACCTCTTACTTTGGCCACTCTGAACAAATATCCCAGGAGAGATACCAGTATGTAGACTGTGGTGGAAACACGACTTATCAAATGGGCCAGTCAGAATATCTAAACGTACTTCGACCTCCACAGTAA
- the TMEM106B gene encoding transmembrane protein 106B isoform X2 codes for MGKSFSHLPLHTCKEDGYDGGTASENMRNGLVHSESHSEDGRNGDVSQFPYVEFTGRDSVTCPTCQGTGRIPRGQENQLVALIPYSDQRLRPRRTKLYVTASVIVCLLLSGLAVFFLFPRSIDVEYIGVKSVYVSYETSRRIIYLNITNTLNITNNNYYSVEVANVTAQVQFSKTVIGKARLNNITNIGPLDMKQIDYMVPTVIQDEMSYMFDYCTLSSIKVHNIVVMMQVTVTTSYFGHSEQISQERYQYVDCGGNTTYQMGQSEYLNVLRPPQ; via the exons ATGGGGAAATCCTTTTCTCACCTGCCTTTACATACGTGTAAGGAAGATGGCTATGATGGAGGTACAGCATCTGAAAACATGAGGAATGGATTAGTTCATTCTGAATCCCATAGTGAAGATGGAAGAAATGGGGATGTGTCACAGTTCCCATATGTGGAATTTACAGGAAGAGACAGTGTCACTTGTCCCACTTGCCAGGGAACAGGGAGAATTCCACGTG GGCAGGAAAACCAGCTTGTGGCTCTGATTCCATACAGTGATCAGAGGCTGAGGCCAAGAAGAAC aaaACTTTATGTGACTGCTTCTGTAATTGTATGCTTACTCCTTTCTGGGCTGGCTGTATTCTTCTTATTTCCTCGTTCCATCGATGTCGAATACATTGGAGTGAAGTCCGTATATGTCAGTTATGAAACAAGTAGGCGCATAATATATCTAAATATTACG aacaCCCTAAATATAACAAACAACAATTATTATTCTGTTGAAGTGGCAAACGTTACAGCCCAAGTTCAATTTTCAAAAACGGTTATTGGGAAGGCCCGGCTAAACAATATCACCAACATTGGTCCACTGGATATGAAGCAG aTTGATTATATGGTGCCCACAGTCATACAGGATGAAATGAGCTACATGTT TGATTACTGTACCTTGTCATCTATTAAAGTGCATAACATAGTAGTCATGATGCA AGTGACAGTAACGACCTCTTACTTTGGCCACTCTGAACAAATATCCCAGGAGAGATACCAGTATGTAGACTGTGGTGGAAACACGACTTATCAAATGGGCCAGTCAGAATATCTAAACGTACTTCGACCTCCACAGTAA